Proteins found in one Candidatus Poribacteria bacterium genomic segment:
- a CDS encoding NAD/NADP octopine/nopaline dehydrogenase family protein produces MGAGNGGLAMAGHLAIMGFDVILWNRSEERLEGVRKRGGIEVMGAIEGFGRIRTATADVEEALSESDVVMVAIPATGHGYIARISAPYLNPNQIVILNPGRTGGALEFVNILERFEASEGVIIAEAQTFLYASRTVNPYRVMIRRIKNSVPLAALPAYLTPQVLRVVRKAFPQFVPADTVLNTSFNNIGAVFHPALLLLNTPRVELREKFDYYTEGVTPSVARVLEEIDRERVAVAAALGVRTYTAREWLYLAYDVAGRTLYDALRKNSAYEGISAPDTLNHRYITEDVPTSLVPLASIGEMLQVPTPTIRSIVHLACIVHGVNYWEMGRTAETLGLKGLSIREIRRLALEGPDAVTSFKLVLPQGEKPYVTATA; encoded by the coding sequence ATGGGAGCGGGAAACGGCGGCCTGGCGATGGCCGGCCATCTGGCGATTATGGGATTCGACGTCATCCTTTGGAACCGAAGCGAGGAGAGATTAGAAGGGGTGAGGAAACGAGGTGGAATCGAGGTCATGGGAGCGATTGAGGGTTTCGGTAGAATCAGGACCGCCACAGCCGATGTAGAAGAGGCGTTGTCGGAATCGGACGTCGTAATGGTGGCGATCCCCGCCACAGGTCACGGCTACATAGCCAGGATATCGGCGCCCTATCTAAATCCGAATCAAATCGTCATCCTCAACCCTGGTAGAACTGGCGGAGCGCTGGAGTTCGTCAACATCCTGGAGAGGTTTGAGGCATCCGAGGGTGTTATAATAGCGGAGGCCCAAACTTTCCTCTACGCTTCCCGGACCGTAAACCCCTATAGGGTGATGATAAGAAGGATAAAAAATAGCGTTCCGCTGGCCGCTTTGCCGGCTTATCTAACTCCTCAAGTCTTAAGGGTTGTCAGAAAAGCTTTCCCGCAGTTCGTCCCCGCCGATACGGTGCTCAACACCAGCTTCAACAACATAGGCGCCGTTTTCCACCCGGCTCTTCTGCTCCTTAACACGCCAAGGGTCGAGCTCAGGGAGAAATTCGACTACTACACCGAGGGGGTAACACCATCTGTAGCTCGTGTGCTTGAGGAGATAGACAGAGAACGAGTCGCAGTGGCCGCAGCGCTGGGTGTGAGAACCTACACGGCCAGGGAGTGGCTTTATCTGGCGTATGACGTAGCGGGTAGAACGCTTTACGACGCGCTGCGAAAAAATTCGGCCTACGAGGGGATATCTGCACCGGATACCCTGAACCACAGATACATCACCGAGGATGTCCCCACAAGCCTTGTCCCCCTGGCCTCGATAGGGGAGATGTTGCAGGTTCCAACCCCTACCATCCGCTCCATCGTTCATCTCGCTTGTATCGTGCATGGCGTGAATTATTGGGAGATGGGTAGGACGGCCGAGACCCTCGGCCTGAAGGGACTTTCCATCCGGGAGATAAGACGCCTCGCCCTGGAAGGGCCTGATGCCGTAACCTCTTTCAAACTCGTGCTCCCTCAAGGCGAAAAGCCTTACGTCACGGCTACTGCCTAG
- a CDS encoding dTMP kinase: MFITFEGIEGSGKSTQAKLLVEYLRGKGLNVILTREPGGVELSERIRSILIETGLDISPRAELLLFLASRAQHTDELIRPSLQKGHIVVCDRYIDASVAYQGYGRGLSIEMIKRLNDWATGGIRPNLTVLLDLSPEEGLKRVRTSKKTDRIEGENLEFHRRVREGYLEIARSDPDRFLVLDATRSMEEIQRFIREAVEACLKTS; the protein is encoded by the coding sequence ATGTTCATCACCTTCGAGGGAATAGAAGGTTCAGGTAAATCCACACAGGCCAAGTTACTGGTCGAATATCTCAGGGGAAAGGGATTAAACGTAATCCTGACTCGCGAGCCAGGGGGGGTGGAGCTTTCGGAGAGGATACGATCCATACTGATAGAGACGGGCCTGGATATATCCCCCCGAGCGGAGCTATTGCTGTTTTTGGCCTCACGGGCACAGCACACTGACGAGCTGATCCGCCCTTCCCTACAGAAGGGACATATAGTGGTGTGTGATAGGTATATCGATGCATCGGTGGCATATCAAGGCTACGGGAGGGGATTATCTATCGAGATGATAAAAAGGCTCAACGACTGGGCCACGGGCGGAATTCGGCCGAACCTGACGGTTCTCCTAGACCTGTCTCCCGAAGAGGGATTGAAAAGGGTGAGGACATCGAAAAAAACGGACAGAATTGAGGGAGAGAATTTGGAGTTTCACAGGCGGGTCAGAGAAGGATATCTGGAGATAGCCCGATCCGATCCCGATAGGTTTCTCGTTCTGGATGCTACCAGGAGCATGGAGGAAATCCAACGCTTCATAAGGGAGGCGGTCGAGGCGTGTTTAAAGACGTCATAG
- the holB gene encoding DNA polymerase III subunit delta': protein MFKDVIGHGRIIEMLRSQIRAGKVAGAYLFAGPEGVGKRLVAVTFAKALNCLQLPDDSCDSCISCRKVDDGNHPDVQVIKPSGNWLKIDQIRAMQRRASFRAMEGRYKVFILLKADRMTDEAANSMLKTLEEPPSDTVFILVATDMSMILPTILSRCQLFRFHRIPRETISKALQERFLIGEATASRIALLCGGRIEKALKMAENPGSIEDEEIPKVLRGMEILEIFKMADELSSNPEKLDWLLTWYRDLMLVKEGVTSDKLTHPESWEELKEISKKIPRGRILEAMREIMLTRDMIQHNINAMLAMEVLCLRLRGIGDV from the coding sequence GTGTTTAAAGACGTCATAGGACATGGAAGAATAATAGAGATGTTAAGGTCACAGATCAGGGCGGGGAAGGTGGCAGGCGCCTATCTCTTCGCCGGTCCGGAGGGAGTCGGCAAACGCCTCGTAGCCGTGACCTTCGCCAAGGCCCTGAACTGCCTCCAGCTTCCCGATGATTCGTGCGATTCCTGTATCTCCTGCAGGAAGGTAGATGATGGCAACCATCCTGACGTCCAGGTGATAAAGCCGTCCGGCAACTGGCTGAAGATAGATCAGATAAGGGCGATGCAGAGGCGAGCCTCCTTCAGGGCGATGGAGGGGAGGTATAAGGTCTTTATTCTGTTAAAGGCTGATAGGATGACCGATGAGGCGGCGAACAGCATGCTCAAAACCCTTGAGGAGCCCCCCTCGGATACGGTCTTCATATTGGTGGCGACGGACATGAGCATGATCCTGCCCACCATTCTCTCCAGATGCCAACTGTTCAGATTCCACCGTATACCTCGCGAGACGATCAGTAAGGCCCTTCAGGAGAGGTTTCTGATCGGCGAGGCGACGGCCTCCAGGATAGCGCTTCTATGTGGGGGTAGGATCGAGAAAGCTCTAAAAATGGCTGAAAATCCCGGTTCGATCGAGGATGAGGAGATCCCCAAGGTGCTCAGGGGAATGGAGATTTTAGAGATCTTTAAGATGGCCGATGAGCTGAGCTCCAACCCCGAAAAGCTGGACTGGTTGCTTACGTGGTACAGGGATCTGATGCTCGTCAAAGAGGGGGTCACGTCTGATAAGCTCACCCACCCGGAAAGCTGGGAGGAGCTGAAGGAGATCTCCAAGAAGATCCCCAGAGGACGCATATTGGAAGCGATGCGAGAGATTATGCTCACCCGCGACATGATCCAACATAACATCAACGCCATGCTCGCCATGGAGGTCCTATGTCTCAGGCTGAGGGGGATAGGGGATGTTTAA